The region TATCACGAGAACTGGGCGTACCCGGCATTCCCGAAGACACCGAACTGAGGATCGTCGAACGCGATATCGAGATGGCGCGCAAAACCGGCGTGCACGTGCATTTCCAGCATGTCAGCACTGCGATTTCCTTCGACGCGATTCGCAAGGCCAAAGCTGAAGGATTACCGATCACGTGCGAAACCGCACCGCACTACATTGCGTTGTGCGATGAAGCGTTGCTGAAATACGGCACGCTCGCCAAGATGAATCCGCCGTTGCGCTCCGAAGAGGATCGCAAGGCAACCATCGCAGCCGTAGCTGACGGCACCGTCGATCTGTTGGCCACCGACCATGCACCGCACACCATGGAAGAGAAGGACCTTGGTTTCCTCGATGCTCCGAACGGCATCATTGGTCTTGAATGCGCGTATGGCGTATGCCACAAGATTCTTGTGGATGGCGGCTTTATCTCCGACGAACGCTTGATTGAACTCATGTCGACTGCGCCAGCAGAACTTATGGGTCACATCAAGGCCGACATCACAGCGTTGCTTGACGAATACGCAGACGCCGTCCCCGGAGACGACGACACTAAACGTGTGCTGGACCTCGGCAAGGTTCCTGCAGAAGACCGCGCGGATCTGGTAGTGCTCAACATCGACGAGAAATGGACCGTGGATCCCGAACGTTTCCATTCCTCGGCTCGAAACACCCCATTCGGCGGATGGCAGGTCACCGGCCGGCCGCTCGCCACCATCATCGGTTCGAAACTGGTCTTCAGTCGTATTAACAAGGAGGATTGATGGATCGCCTGATCGAAGCAATCGAAGCCAAGCAGAATCCAAGCGTTGTAGGACTTGACCCGACCGAAGCGCTCGTGCCAGCGCAAATCGTGGCCAGCTTCGCCGAGGAGATCAGCGAGCAGGTTGAAGATCCGGCGGAAGCACCTGCCATGCAGCTTTCCGTGGCCTTCTTCGAATTCAACCGCGCCATCATCGACGCCGTCGCAGACATCGTTCCCGCGGTCAAACCGCAGATCGCCATGTATGAGGCGCTCGGTCCGGCAGGCATCGACGCTTACACCATGACCTGCGAATACGCCAAGCAGAAGGGATTGTATGTGCTTGGCGACGTCAAGCGCGGAGACATCGGCTCCACCGCAGCCGCATATGCTCATCACCTCAGCGGTGTAGGATTGGACGACACCGCCTACGATCCATGGCATGAGGATGCGGTGACCGTGAACCCATACCTCGGCACCGATGGCATCACACCGTTCATCGATGCCGCCACCGCCAACGACAAAGACATCTTCGTGCTCGTGCGTACCTCCAACCCATCCAGCAGCGAACTGCAGGAACTTGAACTCGCCTCCGGCGAACGCGTATACGAGCATGTTGCCGATCTAGTGGAAGGTTGGGGCGCCGAAACCATTGGCAAGAACGGCTATTCGCACGTTGGCGCGGTGGTCGGAGCCACCCACCCGGAGGAAGGTAAGGCATTGCGTGCGCGCATGCCGCACACATTCTTCCTAGTGCCGGGCTACGGTGCCCAGGGCGGTACCGCACAGGGCGTGGCCGGCATGTTCGACCGCGACGGCATGGGCGCTCTCGTCAACTCGTCTCGAGGCATTATCGGAGCATGGAAGAAGTCCGACAAGTATTCCGAATCCATGAGTGCCGACGATGCTTTGGACCTGGTTGCCGAATCGGCACGTGAAGCAGCCAAAGACATGCGTGACAATCTGCGTGCGGTCCTGCCGTAACTTGCCGACTGGCCAACTGTTCAATCTGAAAGAAAAAACAACCATCAAACCATCGAACGTAACAGAGAGGGAGTTCATGACCACCGCAACAACGTTCGTTCCGACCGTTGCCGAGGCGACTGCGGCAGGCTTTTTCCCGAGCCGGCATGAAGTCGAGGTCGTTGACAATCGGGAACTGGCCGACGGTGTGTACCGTTTGACGTTCCGTGACGAATACATCGCCAGCCATGCAAGGCCGGCACAATTCGTTGACGTATATTCCAACGATCCAAGCAAGCTGATGCCGCGTCCGTTCGGCGTTTGCGAAACCGATGGCGACGAAGTCAGCCTCATGTTCGCCGTGGTAGGCAAGGGCACCGCCGAATTCGCGCAGCTGAAGCCGGGAGACACCATTCGTGTGATGGGTCCGCTTGGCAATTCGTTCAAAACCAAGGAGCCGGCCAATTATGTGCTGGTGGCTGGTGGCCTTGGTGTGCCTCCGCTCGTGCATGCGGCGCAGCATATTGCCGGCGTCGAAGGCGCGGTCAGCACCGCGGTGTTCGGCTACCGTAATGTGCATTTCGGCGACGAATACGTGGGCAAGTATGCCGACAAGGTGTACAGCATCGACGAGAGCGAAGGCAATGTGATTACCCTGCTCGACCGTATCGAAGACGAGTTGCTCGGTGGCGAGCTTAAGCCGGTGATTCTGACCTGCGGACCTCTACCGATGATGAAAGCCGTGGCCGCATGGGCCGCGAAGCGTGACATGGCATGCCAACTGAGTTTGGAACAGCGCATGGGCTGTGGTTATGGCACTTGCGTGCTGTGCACGGTCGACACGTTGGATGGACGTTTGAAGGTCTGCTCCGACGGTCCGGTATTTACTCGTGAACGTTTGGGATGGGGTGAATGAGATGATCGACGATACCCAGCATGAGAACCTGTACGGTTCGTACGAATGGAAGCACTCCACGCAGGTGGCGGGCGTGCCGTGGAAGAATCCGGTCGCCACGGCTTCCGGCACCTTCCAGTATGCGGCGGTCCGCTGGTTCTACGACGTGAGCCAACTGGGCGCGGTCACCACCAAGGGCGTCTCCCCGGTGCCATGGGAAGGCAATCCCGGCATCCGTACCGCTGAAGGCCCATCCAGCAACATCAACGCGGTCGGCCTGCAGAACCCGGGCGTGGACCATTATTTGGAAGACGACCTGCCCAAGCTCAAGGCCATCAACGCTACGGTCATCGCCAATGTGGCCGGCCACTGCGATGACGACTATGTCGAAGTCGTGTCCAAGCTGAACGATTCGCCTGCCGACATGCTGGAAATCAACGTGAGCTGCCCGAACGTGTCCGCCGGAGGTATGAGCGTCGGCACCGATCCGGTGGCATTGAGCCGTCTGATCACCAGACTGCGCAAGCTCACCGACAAGAAGATGATTGTCAAGCTCACGCCGAACGTCACCGACATCACCGTGCCTGCCCGAGCGGCCGTGGAAAGCGGCGCCGACGCGCTGAGCATGATCAACACACTGCTTGGCATGCGCATTAACATTCGCACTGGAGAGCCGATCATCGACCATGTGACCGGCGGCGTTTCCGGACCGGCCGTGCTGCCGATGGGACTCGTGGCCGTGTGGAAGACCCGCTCCGCATTACCGAAAACTCCGATCATCGGCATCGGCGGCATCGATTCCGGTGAGAAGGCGCTCGAATACCTGTATGCCGGCGCGAACGCCGTGGAAGTCGGCGCAGCCGCACTGTTCGAACCGACCGCACCATTGCGCGTGGCCCGCGAACTCGACGACCTACTCGACGCACGCCCCGAACTCGCAGACAAGCTCGCCAAGGGCGAAACTTGGCGCTGACCTCGATTATTCATCAAAGGAGCATGACATGACTGAATCCCTCGACCACCGTTTTACCAAGTTCCTGCTGGAAGCACAGGCACTGAAATTCGGCGAGTTCACGCTGAAGTCCGGTCGCAAGTCGCCGTATTTCATCAATGCTGGCGCATTCAACGACGGACGTAAGATCGCCACACTCGGCGCATTCTATGCGGAGAAGATCGCGGCAGAAATCGAAGCAGGCAATCTACCGGACGACATCGACACCATTTTCGGCCCTGCCTACAAGGGCATTCCGCTGGGCGTCTCCACCGCAATCGCTCTGACTTCCGACCACGGTATGGAAGTCGGCTACACCTTCGACCGCAAGGAGAAGAAGGATCATGGCGACGGCGGCATGATGGTCGGCACCCAGTTGACCGACGGTATGAAGGTGCTGCTCGTCGACGATGTGATGACCGCAGGCACCGCAGTACGCGAGGTCATTCCCAAGCTCAAAGCCGAAGCGAATGTGGAGGTCGTTGGCTTGGTGCTTTCCGTGGATCGTATGGAAAAGACCAAGGATTCCGACATGTCCGCGGTGAAGGCAGTCGAAGCAGAGTTCGGCTTCCCGGTGTTCGCCATCGCCAATGTGCGTGAGATCTTCGAAGCCGGCCAGCATATCGAAACCGCTGACGGCACCGCGTACGTGACCGACGATATCAAGGCCGCTGCCGACGCCTATCTGAAGCAGTATGGCGCCTGAATTCCATAGGTGAATCGTATAGGATCCTATAGTCGAACATGTAAAAAAGTGCCTCGCACCAATCGAAAGCATCGGTGCGAGGCACTTTTCATATCTCATAGCAGAGTGCATCCAGTCGATGTGCACTCAGTCGATCAGGTTGTATCCATGGTCGGCCACCACCGACTTGAGCTTCTCCAAATAGTTTTCCGCGGCCTTCGACAGCTTTGCACGCTCGTTCGTGATCCAGCCGACCAGCATGGTCTCATCGGTGTCAAGCGGTACGGTCACGATTTTCTCATTGTTGAGATCGCCGTTATCGATGCCGGTGCACACGGTATAGCCGTTCAGACCGATGATGAAGTTCAGAATCGTCGCACGGTCGGTCACGTTGATCTGCTTGGGAGAGTATTCCGGCCAGACCGCCTCTTCGGCGAAGAAGAAGCTGCCCTCCTCGCCCTGCTCGTACTGGATGAACGGGAACGGCTTCAGATCGTCCATCGTGACTTTCTTCTTGCCGGCCAGCGGATTGCTGCGCGAAATGAACACATGCAACGGGGCGCGGAACAGTGGATGGAATTCCAAATGCTTTTCGCGCAACATCTTGCCGATCACGTCCTTGTTGAAATCGGACAGATAGATGATGCCGATTTCGGAAAGCATGTTCGCCACTTGGTTGATGATGTCTTTGGTGCGCGTCTCACGAATGGTGAACTCGTATTCGTCGGATTTGATGGAGTTGATCATTTCCACGAACGCTTCGACAGCGAACATGTAATGCTGTGTGGACACGGAGCACAGCTGCTTGCGTGGCTTCGCGTTCTTGTAACGTTCTTCGAGCAGCGACGCTTGGTCGAGCACCTGGCGCGCGTAGGTGAGGAATTCCGCTCCGTCCACGGTCAAGGCGATGCCTTGCGACGAGCGGGTGAAGATCTCGATGCCAAGCTCGTTCTCGAGTTCCTTCACAGATGAGCTCAACGCGGGCTGTGACACGTACAGTTCGTGCGAGGCTTCGTTCATGGAACCGCATTCCACGATCTTCACAATATATTTCAGCTGAAGAAGAGTCATAAACTCAGGTTAGAGCCATGTGCTGACTGTGGGGGAGCACTTATACCCTCTTGTCTGGATAGTGGACTACCGATCACACAGATCGAGGATACGGAAAACCAATTGCAGCAAAGCGAAATAGACGCGGTGCAGCAAGCGGTGACCGCGCAGACGCAGCTTTCCATCGCTCAAGCGTAGATTGACTCCGCATCATCCTAGTTGGTTTCCGTGCAAGTGTAGATTGACGAGGCCCGCACACAGTTGGAGACCACCAAAACCGTGCTCGACAAAACCAGCCAGATATTCGCTCAATGGAGACAGACCGGCTTGACGGGTCAGTCTTACACTCAAAAGAGTGTCTCTATCGGAGTGCTCCGTATCGCCATACAAGCAACAAAAAGGGATTGCCCGGCCTTCTACCACACCAGACAATCCCGTTCGTCACAAAAACCTACTACAGTTCGGTCTACTGGTACAGATGGCCGCCCTGCTCGCGGAAGCGCTCGCTCATGGCTTGCATGCCGGCAGCGATGGTTTGCGCGTCGGCGACGAGCTTCTCCTGTGCTTCGGCATTACCGAATTTTTTGCGGATGTTTTGGCTGATGGCCATGGAGCAGAACTTTGGACCGCACATCGAACAGAAATGCGCCATTTTCGCAGGCTCGGCCGGCAAAGTATCATCATGGAACGCGATGGCGGTGTCCGGATCGTAGCTCAGGTTGAACTGGTCGAGCCAACGGAATTCGAAACGTGCCTTGCTCATGGCATTGTCGCGGTCGATGGCATGCGGATGATGCTTGGCGATATCAGCTGCATGGCAGGCGATCTTGTATGCGATCACACCTTGCTTCACATCGTCCTTATTCGGCAACCCAAGATGTTCCTTCGGTGTCACATAACACAGCATGGCAGTACCATAGCGGGCGATTTCCACACCGCCGATCGCCGACGTGATGTGGTCGTAGCCGGGAGCGGTGTCAGTGGTGAGCGGTCCAAGCGTGTAGAATGGCGCGTCCTTGCAGATCGCCTTTTCCATTTCGATGTTCATGCGCACGGTGTCGAACGGAATATGGCCAGGCCCTTCGATCATCACCTGCACGTCGTGTTCCCATGCACGCTGGGTAAGCTCGCCCAAAGTCATCAGTTCGGCAAACTGTGCCGCATCGTTCGCATCGGCAAGCGATCCCGGACGAAGTCCATCACCCAGTGAGAACGCCACATCGTACTTGGCGAAGATCTCACACAATTCATCGAAATGCGTATACAGGAAGCTTTCCTGATGATGCTGCAAACACCATTCAGCCATGATCGAACCGCCACGCGAAACAATGCCTGTCATACGGTTCGCCGTCAACGGCACGAAACGCAGCAGCACACCGGCATGAATCGTCATATAGTCCACGCCCTGTTCGCACTGTTCGATCACCGTGTCACGGAACAGTTCCCAGCTGAGCTTGGACGCATCATCCTCCACCTTTTCGAGCGCCTGATACATTGGCACGGTACCAATCGGCACGGGGGAGTTGCGCAAAATCCATTCACGAGTGGTGTGAATGTCGTTGCCGGTAGACAGATCCATTACAGTGTCGGCACCCCACTTGGTGGCCCACGTGAGCTTCTCCACCTCCTCGTCAATAGACGAAGTGACCGCCGAATTGCCCATATTGGCGTTGAGCTTGGTGAGGAACTTCGAGCCGATGATCATGGGCTCGGCTTCGGGATGGTTGATATTGCAAGGCATGACGGCACGTCCTGCGGCCAGTTCGCTGCGCACCAGTTCCACGCTACAATGCTCGCGTTCCGCCACATAGCGCATTTCCGGTGTGATGATGTTGTGGCGTGCGTACCACATTTGCGTCACCGGATGATCCTTGGCCTTCATCGGCTTATGCTGGCGGCCGCGCCATTCCTTGGAAGCCTTGCCACGTTTGATGGCGCGTTTGCCGTCATCTTCCAAATTGCGGCGACGTCCTTCATACTCCTCGACGTCTCCACGGTCAAGAATCCAGTCCAGACGTAGGGGAGCGAGACCCTCCTTCGGATCGCATTTCGGACCTTCGGTGTTGTAATCCTTGAATGGTGCGTTCGGTCCGACGCCAGGCGTGTCAGACAGTTTGATTTCGGTGTACGGCACTTGCAGATCGTAGGAACCGAATTCGTTTTCGAAATGCACCGGCGTGGTTTTACGAATATGGGCTTTGTCTCGCTGCTTGGAATCGCGTGCGGCAATGTCGACACGCTGTTGCTTGGCGAGCTTGGATGCGGCCTTGGCTTCCTTCGCATTGGTGAACTTCTTTTCGCCGGATGCGCCGTCGGCTGTGTTGTCAGGGTTGATTTCCGCTGTTTTCTGGGCTTTCATGCGTGGTGCGTACCCGTGCTTTGCGTCGCTACGTACGGCTTTCCAGCGCGCTACCATATTGCGGGTTGCGGCTTCCGGATCATCGGCTCCTGCAATCGCGGACACCACGAACCAGCCTGCCGCCTTTGAATGCGCTAGCATTTCCATATCATCTGCGGTCACGCCACCGCCTACCACTACCGGAAAACCACTGGCTGAACAAATAGTGTTGATCTGCTCTTCGTCAAGCGTGCGACCGGAACCGTCATTGCCGCCTACGGACGCTTCCGGCTTGGTGACGGAAACATGCAACGGCGCAGCACCGATATAGTCGATGCAGCCGTCGGGCAATTCGTTGATGAGTTTGACCAGGCTTTCCGTTTCCGCCGACAATCCCACGATGGCATCTTCGCCAAGCAGTGCACGGGCTTCGCGCGGTTCCATATCGGTCTGTCCGATGTGAACGCCGTCGACCTTGATGCCTTTGCTGCGGGCCTGCCAGACCACGTCCACACGGTCGTCGATTACGAATGCCACGGAATCCGACTTATTGTTGTCTTCGATGATTTGCGCGATATCACGCGCCATGTCGGTAAGATCCTTCGCATCAGCGTCTTTGGCGCGAAGTTGGATGAAGCTTGCGCCCCCGCGCAACGCATCATCGACAACGTCGGTGATCGGTCGGCCTTTGCAATCCTGCGGTCCTACCACAAGATAGGCGCTCAGGTCGAAGCTGTCTCGCATCGACGCATATGGATAATTGTTCATGATTCCCCCTTGATTATGCTGTTTTGGGTTGGGAAAATTTGAATTCGTCAGTAAATGGGTATGCTGACACGCCCGCATTCTTGGATACATGGGATGGAAACGAAATTACGATTAATGATTTCGCGATGCAGGCTGTTTAGCTGACGCGCCTGTTGCGTTGACTCTTACGGATGCCAATTGACGCTGGCAATGCGTGTGTGCTGTGGCACTCATTCTCCGCTCCCTACGATGGTGTTAACCAACAGGTTCAAAGGGTCAGGCATTCGCCTATCTCAGCTCCGTTAGGGGAGCCCCCCTGCTTTATGTGTTGGCTATGAACTTACGCCCTGCACTGGACGTAACTTTCATCGAAGCCCATAGATGAGTCAGGCCAGTCGTCACTTTCGCATGCATCGTCTTCATCAGTATTACGTCCTTGCCGCGCAACTCACAGCGAAACTCTCCTTGCAGGCCACTTCGATATGACGGATCGTGTTGATGAGTGTGAGTTGGGTTACTGGTCGGGCAAGCTTTTCTGAGGGGTATGCCGGAAGCGGCCGGGGAGGCATGGTCAGTGCCGAGGAAGTCGCCGACCATCCGTACGACTATGCCGACACTTTCATCCGCAATACGATGGTGTTCACCTAAAATGCTTTGGAAGGGTCTTGGTTGGCGTCGAACGGATGCTGGTCAAGACCCTTTAGAGCTTCATGATGTTCTCTTCGATGTGACGGATAACAGTAATGAAAGCCTCATCGTTTTGCCCGGTTGGATCTGACAGATTCCAATTATCGTCGAAAGCCTTGCCGATATAGGGACATCCCACGTCGCAGCCCATGGAAATCGCGATATCAGGTTTTGGAATATCCGAAATCAGTTTGGAGTATTGCGTTTTCTCCATGTCGATGCCGTAAAGCTCTCTCATGAGTCGTACGGCATCCTGATTGATCTGCGGCTTGGTTTCCACACCTGCGGAATAAAAATCAAAATCGGTTCCGCGTAAATGCTTTCCCAACGCTTCGGCAATCTGGCTGCGGCATGAATTATGCACGCAAATAAAAGCCACTTTTCTCATAGCTTCCCCTGTCTGCGATGTTATGATTTCGCGATTGCTGTTCCGTATTATACGTTTCGTCCAATGCTCCGCGTCCACATCATCGAATAACACAATGCCCGGTGCGACCATGGCATAAGCTGGTCGTACCGGGCATTGGCTTGGATTATTCGCCCCAGACTTCTTCGGCGATGGACCTTACGAGTGCGATCTTAGCCCACTGCTGCTCCTCAGTGAGCTTGTTGCCTTCCTCAGTGGAGGCAAAACCGCATTGTGTGGACAGGCACAGACGCTCCAACGGCACATACTGGGCCGCTTCGTAGATGCGAGCCTTGATCGTTTCCGGATCTTCAAGTTCCGACCTCTTGGAGGTGATGAGGCCAAGCACAACCTGCTTATCACCGGAAACCTCAGCCAGTGGCGCAAAGTCACCGGAACGGTCGTCGTCGAACTCCAGATAGTAGGCGTCCACGTTCTCTTCGCCAAACAGCTTGGCTGCGACCGGAGCGTAACCGCCGGATGACAGCCATGTGGAATGGAAATTACCGCGGCAGATATGGGTGTTGATCACCAGGTCGTCAGGCTGGTCAGCGATCACCGCGTTGATCACGTCGAGATTCTCCTGCTGCAGGCGAGCCGCATCTTCGTCGCTCCAGCCGAGACGCTCACGCACGCTCTTGTCGCACAGGCGAGTCCACGTGCAATCGTCGAACTGCACGTTACGGCAGCCGACGGCATACAGGTCGGCGATGACCTGACGATATGCGGCCACAATATCCGCGGTCAGCTCGTCGTCATCCTTGTAGAACTCGTCGTACGGGTAGGCGTTCTTGTTGCCGGTAAGCACGAAACGGGTCTGCGCTGGGGAAGGCATGGTCTGACGAGCTACGGTATTGTCATCTTCAAACTGCTTGACGAACTTGAAATGCTCCACGAACGGATGATCGTGTCCGTCGAGCTTGCCGGTCACCGTGGCAGTGTCGGCGGGAGTGACCTCGTCATGGAAGGCAACGCGATGGGCGGCGGCGACATGGTCCACGCCATTGAAGCCCCACATGAAATCGAAATGCCACCAGCCGCGACGGAATTCACCATCGGTGATGACATGCAGGCCGGCGGCCTTCTGCTTGGCAACCAGATCAGCGATCAGCCTGTCTTCGACAGCCTTCAACCCGGCGGCATCAATAATACCTGCAGCATAATCTGCGCGAGCCTGCTTGAGTTTGTCCGGACGCAGATAAGAACCGACCACATCGGCGCGGAACGGCGCATTCTTGGAATATGTCATGATCCTCCTTCGACTATTGACTTGTGATTAACAATCAAAATGACAAAACCAACAATATGCTACCCCACCACCCACGAACGCGAAGCGCTTCTGCTCATGTTTTCGAAGGCGTGGCTTGTTGCCTCTGTAACTCCCTATATATGGCAGATTCATATATAATCACAACGGACATGAACGACTGCAAGGAGGCTGCCATGACTGTGCCGCAACGAGTGCTTGACACTATGAATTCCGGACTGATCTACACCTGCGATGACGAAGAGATGATCAAAGCGCAGCAGGAACAGATGGAACTGCTGTACGACTTCAACGCAACCCGCCCCAGCCAAATGACGCAACGCAACGAAATCGCACGCCAACTGCTTGGCGAATTCGGCGAGGACGCTTATATCGAACCGCCGTTGCATGCCAATTGGGGATGCAACACGTATTTCAGTGCGCACGCTTACGCCAATTTCAACCTCACGTTGGTTGATGATGGTGAAGTGCATATCGGCGAACATACCATGATCGGCCTGAACTGCACTATCGTTACCACCGGCCATCCGATTCGTCCTGACCTGCGC is a window of Bifidobacterium catenulatum DSM 16992 = JCM 1194 = LMG 11043 DNA encoding:
- a CDS encoding dihydroorotase; its protein translation is MTLTLHDIKVWNTGEVIDLIVPSDTDETVDASVMTIAPGFEDPHVHFRDPGQTYKESMVSGCAAAASGGYTNVLIMPNTVPAMDGVKVTAEEPGASEVLDAGFDTVIDYLQHYEQAHDVTLPVRYDLCVCASKGRAGKEATDVADWVGYLPEHDDDNKDAYQLCHPVTAISDDGSAVTPEILDQVFDNVKESGLYLIEHCEHHDTGAVNEGPVSRELGVPGIPEDTELRIVERDIEMARKTGVHVHFQHVSTAISFDAIRKAKAEGLPITCETAPHYIALCDEALLKYGTLAKMNPPLRSEEDRKATIAAVADGTVDLLATDHAPHTMEEKDLGFLDAPNGIIGLECAYGVCHKILVDGGFISDERLIELMSTAPAELMGHIKADITALLDEYADAVPGDDDTKRVLDLGKVPAEDRADLVVLNIDEKWTVDPERFHSSARNTPFGGWQVTGRPLATIIGSKLVFSRINKED
- the pyrF gene encoding orotidine-5'-phosphate decarboxylase; the protein is MDRLIEAIEAKQNPSVVGLDPTEALVPAQIVASFAEEISEQVEDPAEAPAMQLSVAFFEFNRAIIDAVADIVPAVKPQIAMYEALGPAGIDAYTMTCEYAKQKGLYVLGDVKRGDIGSTAAAYAHHLSGVGLDDTAYDPWHEDAVTVNPYLGTDGITPFIDAATANDKDIFVLVRTSNPSSSELQELELASGERVYEHVADLVEGWGAETIGKNGYSHVGAVVGATHPEEGKALRARMPHTFFLVPGYGAQGGTAQGVAGMFDRDGMGALVNSSRGIIGAWKKSDKYSESMSADDALDLVAESAREAAKDMRDNLRAVLP
- a CDS encoding dihydroorotate dehydrogenase electron transfer subunit gives rise to the protein MTTATTFVPTVAEATAAGFFPSRHEVEVVDNRELADGVYRLTFRDEYIASHARPAQFVDVYSNDPSKLMPRPFGVCETDGDEVSLMFAVVGKGTAEFAQLKPGDTIRVMGPLGNSFKTKEPANYVLVAGGLGVPPLVHAAQHIAGVEGAVSTAVFGYRNVHFGDEYVGKYADKVYSIDESEGNVITLLDRIEDELLGGELKPVILTCGPLPMMKAVAAWAAKRDMACQLSLEQRMGCGYGTCVLCTVDTLDGRLKVCSDGPVFTRERLGWGE
- a CDS encoding dihydroorotate dehydrogenase, which encodes MIDDTQHENLYGSYEWKHSTQVAGVPWKNPVATASGTFQYAAVRWFYDVSQLGAVTTKGVSPVPWEGNPGIRTAEGPSSNINAVGLQNPGVDHYLEDDLPKLKAINATVIANVAGHCDDDYVEVVSKLNDSPADMLEINVSCPNVSAGGMSVGTDPVALSRLITRLRKLTDKKMIVKLTPNVTDITVPARAAVESGADALSMINTLLGMRINIRTGEPIIDHVTGGVSGPAVLPMGLVAVWKTRSALPKTPIIGIGGIDSGEKALEYLYAGANAVEVGAAALFEPTAPLRVARELDDLLDARPELADKLAKGETWR
- the pyrE gene encoding orotate phosphoribosyltransferase — protein: MTESLDHRFTKFLLEAQALKFGEFTLKSGRKSPYFINAGAFNDGRKIATLGAFYAEKIAAEIEAGNLPDDIDTIFGPAYKGIPLGVSTAIALTSDHGMEVGYTFDRKEKKDHGDGGMMVGTQLTDGMKVLLVDDVMTAGTAVREVIPKLKAEANVEVVGLVLSVDRMEKTKDSDMSAVKAVEAEFGFPVFAIANVREIFEAGQHIETADGTAYVTDDIKAAADAYLKQYGA
- a CDS encoding LysR family transcriptional regulator, whose product is MTLLQLKYIVKIVECGSMNEASHELYVSQPALSSSVKELENELGIEIFTRSSQGIALTVDGAEFLTYARQVLDQASLLEERYKNAKPRKQLCSVSTQHYMFAVEAFVEMINSIKSDEYEFTIRETRTKDIINQVANMLSEIGIIYLSDFNKDVIGKMLREKHLEFHPLFRAPLHVFISRSNPLAGKKKVTMDDLKPFPFIQYEQGEEGSFFFAEEAVWPEYSPKQINVTDRATILNFIIGLNGYTVCTGIDNGDLNNEKIVTVPLDTDETMLVGWITNERAKLSKAAENYLEKLKSVVADHGYNLID
- the thiC gene encoding phosphomethylpyrimidine synthase ThiC, whose product is MMNNYPYASMRDSFDLSAYLVVGPQDCKGRPITDVVDDALRGGASFIQLRAKDADAKDLTDMARDIAQIIEDNNKSDSVAFVIDDRVDVVWQARSKGIKVDGVHIGQTDMEPREARALLGEDAIVGLSAETESLVKLINELPDGCIDYIGAAPLHVSVTKPEASVGGNDGSGRTLDEEQINTICSASGFPVVVGGGVTADDMEMLAHSKAAGWFVVSAIAGADDPEAATRNMVARWKAVRSDAKHGYAPRMKAQKTAEINPDNTADGASGEKKFTNAKEAKAASKLAKQQRVDIAARDSKQRDKAHIRKTTPVHFENEFGSYDLQVPYTEIKLSDTPGVGPNAPFKDYNTEGPKCDPKEGLAPLRLDWILDRGDVEEYEGRRRNLEDDGKRAIKRGKASKEWRGRQHKPMKAKDHPVTQMWYARHNIITPEMRYVAEREHCSVELVRSELAAGRAVMPCNINHPEAEPMIIGSKFLTKLNANMGNSAVTSSIDEEVEKLTWATKWGADTVMDLSTGNDIHTTREWILRNSPVPIGTVPMYQALEKVEDDASKLSWELFRDTVIEQCEQGVDYMTIHAGVLLRFVPLTANRMTGIVSRGGSIMAEWCLQHHQESFLYTHFDELCEIFAKYDVAFSLGDGLRPGSLADANDAAQFAELMTLGELTQRAWEHDVQVMIEGPGHIPFDTVRMNIEMEKAICKDAPFYTLGPLTTDTAPGYDHITSAIGGVEIARYGTAMLCYVTPKEHLGLPNKDDVKQGVIAYKIACHAADIAKHHPHAIDRDNAMSKARFEFRWLDQFNLSYDPDTAIAFHDDTLPAEPAKMAHFCSMCGPKFCSMAISQNIRKKFGNAEAQEKLVADAQTIAAGMQAMSERFREQGGHLYQ
- a CDS encoding arsenate reductase/protein-tyrosine-phosphatase family protein, which produces MRKVAFICVHNSCRSQIAEALGKHLRGTDFDFYSAGVETKPQINQDAVRLMRELYGIDMEKTQYSKLISDIPKPDIAISMGCDVGCPYIGKAFDDNWNLSDPTGQNDEAFITVIRHIEENIMKL
- a CDS encoding 5-methyltetrahydropteroyltriglutamate--homocysteine S-methyltransferase, which codes for MTYSKNAPFRADVVGSYLRPDKLKQARADYAAGIIDAAGLKAVEDRLIADLVAKQKAAGLHVITDGEFRRGWWHFDFMWGFNGVDHVAAAHRVAFHDEVTPADTATVTGKLDGHDHPFVEHFKFVKQFEDDNTVARQTMPSPAQTRFVLTGNKNAYPYDEFYKDDDELTADIVAAYRQVIADLYAVGCRNVQFDDCTWTRLCDKSVRERLGWSDEDAARLQQENLDVINAVIADQPDDLVINTHICRGNFHSTWLSSGGYAPVAAKLFGEENVDAYYLEFDDDRSGDFAPLAEVSGDKQVVLGLITSKRSELEDPETIKARIYEAAQYVPLERLCLSTQCGFASTEEGNKLTEEQQWAKIALVRSIAEEVWGE
- a CDS encoding sugar O-acetyltransferase, whose amino-acid sequence is MTVPQRVLDTMNSGLIYTCDDEEMIKAQQEQMELLYDFNATRPSQMTQRNEIARQLLGEFGEDAYIEPPLHANWGCNTYFSAHAYANFNLTLVDDGEVHIGEHTMIGLNCTIVTTGHPIRPDLREKVTQYSMPVVIGRNVWLGANVTVLPGVTIGDNSVIGACSLVIKDIPANVVAFGQPCKVYREIGEHDDVYYWRDRMINPPYDQKQ